In one Carassius auratus strain Wakin unplaced genomic scaffold, ASM336829v1 scaf_tig00216772, whole genome shotgun sequence genomic region, the following are encoded:
- the LOC113098945 gene encoding neurogenic differentiation factor 4-like: MMTKPYGKPGDVTELVNSLGWMEEDLSSPDGDQTPEIGHYPLHRRPVEIGSEDMEEEEEEEEVGLDGEKAPKRRGPKKKKMTKARQERFHARRVKANARERSRMHGLNDALDSLRRVMPCYSKTQKLSKIETLRLARNYIWALSEVLESGQSTESLGFVEMLCKGLSQPTSNLVAGCLQLEPSSMLFNNLDEKCGVPGIGGPQGHPITYPSPGLPSPPYGSLEATHLLHLKGFKGANYENSSPNECSSGTPPYDGPLTPPLSISGNFALKREPSPHEAERNFTPHPTHATHYISSHPYPPSSLAGLPAPQGHPLFPGTRFELPLDMAFDPFTPSHIVTSQMSSIYSE, encoded by the coding sequence ATGATGACCAAACCTTACGGAAAACCAGGGGATGTGACTGAGCTAGTCAACTCCCTTGGATGGATGGAGGAAGACCTCAGCTCACCGGATGGTGACCAGACACCTGAGATTGGTCACTATCCGCTACACAGGAGACCTGTAGAGATTGGGAGTGAGGatatggaggaagaggaggaagaggaagaggtggGTCTCGACGGTGAAAAGGCACCCAAGCGAAGAGGTcctaaaaagaagaaaatgaccAAAGCCAGACAAGAGCGTTTCCATGCCCGACGAGTCAAGGCCAATGCCAGGGAACGCTCTCGCATGCATGGGCTGAACGATGCTTTGGACAGTCTGCGGCGCGTAATGCCTTGTTACTCGAAGACCCAGAAGCTCTCCAAAATTGAGACCCTGCGGCTGGCCCGCAACTACATCTGGGCGCTGTCGGAGGTTTTGGAGAGTGGCCAGTCAACCGAGAGCCTTGGTTTTGTGGAGATGCTATGCAAGGGGCTTTCACAACCTACCAGCAACCTCGTGGCCGGCTGCCTCCAACTTGAACCCTCATCCATGCTGTTCAACAACCTGGATGAAAAGTGCGGGGTTCCAGGAATTGGTGGTCCTCAGGGTCACCCCATTACTTATCCCTCACCGGGACTTCCCAGTCCGCCCTACGGCTCATTGGAGGCCACCCACTTGCTTCATCTGAAGGGTTTCAAGGGGGCTAACTATGAGAACTCCTCACCCAACGAATGTAGCAGCGGCACGCCACCTTACGATGGCCCTCTTACTCCACCGCTCAGCATCAGTGGCAACTTCGCCCTCAAGCGGGAGCCGTCACCACATGAGGCTGAGAGGAACTTTACCCCCCACCCGACCCATGCCACCCATTATATCTCCTCACACCCTTACCCACCTTCCTCTTTAGCTGGTCTTCCAGCTCCTCAGGGTCACCCGCTGTTCCCAGGCACCCGTTTTGAGCTTCCTTTAGACATGGCTTTTGACCCGTTTACCCCTTCGCACATTGTGACATCACAGATGAGCAGCATTTACAGTGAATAA